In Leptospira barantonii, the DNA window CGTCTGAAGCCAAACGTATTTTCCGTCTTTTTTTAAGAATTGATATTCGACGTGTTCGATCTCTTTTCCATCACGAACCGGTTTATGAGAATTTTTGAAAATTCTTTCCCGATCGATAGGATTGAAATAGTCGTAAGGATTTTTTCCGATTAAGTCTTCGGGTCGATAACCCAACATAGAAGTCACGGAGGGGCTGACATAAAGATAAATTCCGTCAGGATCATGAAAACAAATCAACTCGGGACTTTTTTCCAGCAGAAATTTATAGAATTCATTCGATTGAATATCCGATTCTTTCAAAATACGCCCCGTTTGTTTTCCTTAAAATAGTTCCTATTTCATAAAAGACAATCCATTACGAATTTAAAACATACATTTTTACGAATTTATCACGAAGCGAAAGGAATGATTTTGTTAAACGGAAATCCGAAGAGGAAAAGGGGAGAATGAAAATTAAGAAACGAGCGAGAAAACGAGAAGCTTGCCGGATTTAAAAACGAATCCGACAAGGTTTTGAATTTATTCTCCGTCGTCTCCGAGCGCTTCGACGGGACAGATTTCCATCGCCTTCTTTGCGGCGACTTCTTCCTCGTGATTTGTGGGTTGTCTATGAAAGTAAACTTTGGATTCGTCATCCGTATATTTAAGAAGCATAGGAGCTTCTTCCACACAGTCATTGCAAGGAACACAACTGTTGTCGATATAGAATCGGCCAGCCGCGTTCTGTTTGACTTTATCGTTTTTGTCAGCCATGCTTAACAAGGTTTATCGAACGATTGTTTCGTCAATCCCCTTT includes these proteins:
- a CDS encoding ferredoxin; amino-acid sequence: MADKNDKVKQNAAGRFYIDNSCVPCNDCVEEAPMLLKYTDDESKVYFHRQPTNHEEEVAAKKAMEICPVEALGDDGE